AAAACCTTCTTTTATAAATAAACACCTCTCTTTTTTTTGATTACTTTCATATTTTTTTTTAAACACAAATTTTTTTTATTTAATTAATACATAATTTTTTTAGGAGTTAGGATATTTACATGAAAATTGCATTTATCTATGATACAGTATATCCATGGGTTACAGGAGGAGCTGAACGAAGAATATATGAAATTGCTAAAAGACTCTCAGCTAAAGGACATGATGTTCATATATATTCACTTGGTTTCTGGATGAATGACCCTGAATATAAAGATCAAAAACAAATCATATATGATGGTATTACACATCATAGTATAGGAAATAGTATGGATCTTTACACAAATGATGATAAAAGATCTATACATGAAGCATTATATTTTGCACGATGTCTACTTAGTGTTGATTTTAGTGACTTTGACATTATAGATGTACAAGGATTTCCATACTTTTCATGTTACACAACCAGGTTAAAAAGGGGAAATTCAAAGCTTATCATCACACTTCATGAAGTTTGGAATAACTACTGGTATGAATACATGGGAAAAATAGGTTTTATTGGTAAAATTGTTGAAAAAGGAATAATGTATCTTACAGATAACATAATCTGTGTATCAGATAATACATATGCTAATATGCAGGAAATTAAAACACCAAAAAATAGTACTGTTATTGAAAATGGTGTAAACATAGAACAAATAATGAATATCAAAAAATCAACTGATGAATTTGATGTTATCTATGCAGGTCGTCTTATTTTTGAAAAACATGTAGATTTACTAATTGATGCTATAAGTATCCTAAAAAAAGATAATTCTCATATTAAATGTTGTATTATTGGTAATGGACCTATGAAAGATAAACTTACACAAAAAGCTAAAGACTTAAATTTAGAAGATAATATTGAATTTAAAGACTTTTGTACAAATCAAGATGATCTTTATAGTTATATGAAAAGTTCCAAAGTTTTTATTCTTCCATCAACACGTGAGGGTTTTGGAATTGTTATAATTGAAGCTAATGCATGTGGTATTCCAACAATAACAATTGATGCTCCAATGAATGCAGCAAAATCATTGATAAGTAATAAAAATGGTTTAATATCAGAAGATAATCCAGAAGATCTTGCAGATAAGATACAAACAATACTAGATAATGATATCTTTAAGGGGGATGATTGTATTGAATTTGCAAAAGATTATGATTGGAATATGATAACAGATAAAACAGAGAAATTCTATCAAGAAATACTAAAATAAAACCTTATTTAAAGTTTATGGATAAAGTATTTAAATAAATGACTAATAATAAGTAATAAAGGAATTATAACATTACAATTATCAAATCATAAAATAAGTATTAAATAGCTTATTTTCTGATATATAGATAAAAATAGGAGTTGTTATTCATTAAAAAAGTACTTCTCTTAGTACTATCACTTATAATATTAACTAGTATAGCAGGTATTAATGCTGCTGATAATACTAGTAATTTAAATAAAGATAATATTAATACATGTAGTACTTCAACTATTAATGATGATTTATCAATAAATCAGGTTAATATACAAAAGGAAAATATAAAAACAAATGAAACAAAGAAACTAGAAACAAAAAATACAAATAAGACTCTTAAAACTGAAACAAAAAAACAAGCTGTATCAATGAGTGTGTCAAATAAAACAACACCATATCAGAGTAAAATACAACTAGTATCCACCGTAAAAGCTAAAAATGGATCAAACATAACAGGTGGTGAAGTTGTATTTAAAATAAATGATAATACAATCGGACGAAGTCCACTTAAAAATTCAAAAGCATACTTTATATATAATCCTGGAAATAATGTGCCTAAAAACTATAAAATAACAGCAAAATACACAGGAACAAATACATACAGCAATGCAACAGCTATTGGAACACTAAAAATTGACAAACGAACCATCCGCGTAACATTAGTAGATAAAAGTGTAACTCATGGCGATAACATACAACTAATAGCAACAGCAGTAAATAACCAAAATAAATATCTATCTAGTGGTAAAGTTGCATTTAAACTTAATGGAAACACAATAGGATATTCAAATATTAAAAATGGAAAAGCAAACTTCATACTAAATACAACAAGATATAGTGCAAAAACCTATAAAGTATCAGTAACAGTAGGTGAAACAAGCACCACACTTAAAGGAACATCAAACATAGCAAATCTTAAAATTCTACCAATAGAAGTTAGAATGAGTGTATCAAACAAGTCAATATATAAAACACAAAACGTCGAATATGTAGCAACAGTTGTAAATTCAAAAACAGGAAAATACGTAAATAAAGGACGTATACAATTTAAGCTCAACGGAAGCACAATAGGATTTGGAGCTGTTAAAAACGGAAAAGCATACATTACACAATATAATGTAAACCTACCTGATGGAACATACACAATAACAGGAATATACTCAGCAGATAATACTAATTCAAAACAAGCAAATGGAAATCTTAAAGTTACCACACTAAAATTCACATATAATGAAGTAAAAAATGCAGCAGTATATCTAAGAAATCATTATGAATCAAATCAGATAATAAAAACTGTTCCAATAAAATCAACACAGATAGATGTATATTCATACTTCACAGTATTACTTCACACACTAAAAAATATAAAGAACAACAAAGCATCCCAAAGCGTTGAATATGTATACTATGATGGAATAGGAAATCATGCAGATAATATAAAAGGACAAACATTAACACTCAATGAAATGCTAAAAATAGCAAATAGTGTACTTAGTCATTATCAAACACAACATAAAGCACCAACATACATAGTTTATAATTCACAGAAGTTTGGATTTTATAATATGCTCTACTCATTTTCAAAAATGATAGATGTATCATCAAAAACCTATCTTCCAGCAACATGTAAAATATACAACTGGAACACAATACATCCAACAAATTCAAAAGTTCGTACAATCTACATATCAAGTGATAACATACTATCAAAAACTAAAGACACAGCATTTATGAATGAAATTAAAAAACAACTAGTAAATCGTGGATATAAAGTTGAAATTATAGGTTTAGGACCTAATACTCATAATAAAATAAGAACAGAAACACAGCCTGATAATATTGCTCAACTTTCAATCTTTGGAGGAGCAGATGCTGGAGTAATATATGATGTATCAACAAGAAGCTTTATGCGTGCAAAAGCAAACAGACTTCTATACTTTGCATTCTATCCAACAGCAAAAGATATAACAAATCTAAGTTGGCTTGAACGTGCACATGATAACTATAGTCCAAGTAGTTTTAAAGGAATTGCAAATCCTGATAAATACTTAAGAAGTTATGGTTATGATTATGTTTACTCAGGAGAAGTTTCAGAAATAGTAAATAGCTTCCTTGAATATATTAACTAAAAAAAATAATAAGGAGATGGGAATTTAATTCTATCCTCCCCCCTTTTTTTCTCATTTTTTCTCATTTTTTAACTTTTTTTAACTTTTTTTATTGCATTATCAAATGCATTAGTCATATTTTTATACTGATATTTTTTATCAATTATTTCTTTAGATTTTTTTGACATTGATTCTTCTATTTTAGGATTTGATATTATTTCATCCATTTTAATGTAGAGTTCATCAGGATTTCTTTGTTTTACCATGTAGCCATTATCTTCTATCATATCATATGCAGCTCCTACTGCATCTGTTGCTATTACTGGATTTGAATAATACATTGCTTCATTTAGTATGAATACCCATGGATCTCCCATTTCATCATCAGTAGATGGTACTACTACAAGATTTGCCATTTGATAGTAGTCTTTAAGTTGGTTATTTGGAATTTTACCTGTAAAGGTGATATCTGGTATTTTATGGTCTTTTATGTATTTTTTAAGTGTTTTTTCTTCATCACCTTCACCTACTATGATTAGTCTTACATTTTCATGTTTTTTGTGTAGTTTTTTAAATGCTTTTATTAGGTAGATTACACCTTTTCTTTTAATTAGACGTCCTACATAGAGTATTGTTTTTATATTGGTATCTTGTGTTATATTTGGGTTGTATCCTTTGATGTTACTTACATTTGGCATGATGGTTATATTTTCAGGTTTAACTCCTAGTTTTTGGAAGTATTGTTTGTGTATAGTACCTGGTACTAGTATTTGATCTGCTTTTTGTGTTAGGTGTTTTATTGTTTTATCTAGTATTTTTTGTTTTATGTTATTTGGTCTTTTCCAGTCCCAGTCTTCTCTCCATATGATAAATGGTATGTTATGTTTATGTGCATATCTGCTTATTTTTATAGTTTCTCGTAATTCTGCTATACTATCCCAACTTCCACCTATTATTATGTCATAGTCTTCTTTTAGTATTTTATCAAGGTTTTGTGTATTGCCTTTTTTATCATTTTCAAGAATGGTATAATTTACATCTTCAAGTCCTTTAATATTTCTTGTAGTAGTACTATTGTAAATTGATGATATTACTTCAAAATGTGTAAATACAAGATGCAAATCATAATTTAATGCAAGCTGTTTAAAAAAAGGTATTCTATACCACATGGCAGTATTATGTATGAATAATATTTTAAGTTTTTCTGTCAAAATAATCAAATCTCCAAATTTAGTCCCAAAAAAAAATTTTATTAGAATCTAATGACTATTTCTATAATTAAATATAAAAAAAAGTTTAGTACAATTTTTCTTTTAAATAAAAAAAAACCATAAGAAAAAAATAAAATAAAATTATTATCTTACCTGATGTTAATTATAAAAATTCTATTATAGCATTGTTTTTAAATATAATAATATAAAGAATTAAATTTTTATAAAAAAAAAGAAGAAGAAAATTAATTTTATCATTTTACCCAAAAAAAATGTTTTTCATACGGAGGTTGATGTTATCTTGAAAGTTATTCAAACACCAGTACGTTTTTATCCTTTTATTGGAGGAGTAGAACAGTATGTATATTATATTTCAAAACAACTAGTTAAGTACGATGATTGTGAAGTTGATGTAATATGTGCAAATGAACCTGAAAGCCCTAAATTTGAAACATACGAAGGGATTAATATTAAAAGATTAGATTATAAAGGTAAGGTTGCAAATACAAATGTTACACCATCATTACCAAATGTTTTATCAAGTACTGACTTTGATATTATTCATACTCATATTCCAACACCATGGAGTGCTGATTGGAGTAATATAATAGCAAGACGTAAAGATAAACCACTTATTGTAACATATCATAATGATATTATAGGATCAGGATTTGCAAATGTCATAGCAAATGTATATAATAAAACAGCACTTAAATACCTCCTAAATAAGGCAGATAGAATAATAATAACACAGGATGATTATATAAACTCACCTCATCTTACAAATTATAAAGATAAAATCATAACAATACCAAATGGAGTAGATACAACACTATTTAAACCACAAGATAAACGAAACCATAACCAAATCTTCTTTTTAAGTGTACTTGATCGCTTCCATAAATATAAGGGACTTGACTACCTACTTGAAGCACTAAGTGAAGTTAAAAAAACAATACCTGATGTAAAACTAGTAGTAGGAGGAAAAGGTGAACTACTAGATTATTATAAACAAAAAACACAAAAACTAGGAATCCAAGATAATGTTGAATTTAAAGGCTTTCTAACAGATGAAGAAGTAATAAACTACTACGCTACATCAGAATTATTCATACTACCATCAATCTCATCACTACAAGAAGGCTTTGGAATTGTAGTACTTGAAGCACTCTCATCAAAAACTCCAGTAATAAGCACAGATATAGTTGGAGTAGCAGATGATGTAATAAAAACAAACAGTGGAATAATAATACCACCAAAAGATGTAAAAGCACTAAAAGAAAGCATTATTAAAATACTAAAAGATCCTGAGCTTCAAAAAAATATGGGTGAAAATGGACGAAAACTAGTACAACAAAAATATGAATGGAAACAAATAGCAGAAGACATTCACACACTATATCATGAAGTAATAGATGAATATAACAAATAAAAGAGAATGGTTTTGATATATTATGAAAATATGCTACATATCCAACATGTATCCACCAGCAATACTTGGAGGAGCTGAAATAATAGTTCAAAAAATGGCACAAGCCATGAAAAAAAGAGGACATGAAGTAATTATAATAACTACAAGCCCTGATAACCAACAACACATAATAGATGATGATAAAATTAAAGTTTATCAACTAAATACAACACGATTATATCAGCCATACCAACAAACACAAGTTAGTGGAATTAAAAAGCCATTATGGCACTTATTTGACTTATGGAATAATAAAACTAAAAAAGAGGTAATAAAAATACTTCGTAAAGAAGATGTTGATATTGTTCATCTTAATAACTATAAAGGACTTTCAATGGCAATATTTGATGTAACAAGTAATCTTAACATACCACTTGTATTTGAATCACATGATTTTTCACTAATATGTCCAAGAGCAAATCTAATACGAGCAAATAACACACTATGCAAAAAACCAAACTTCATATGCTCACAATACATTAATATTCAGAAAAAACTACTAGATGATAATGTAGATCTTCTCATTGCACCATCTAATTTTATGATAAACAAATACCATGAAAATGGATTCTTTAACAACACAAAATCTGTTAAAATACCACTTGCAATAGATAAAAAAACACAACATCATCCAAAAGATTATACTACAATTGACATTATGTATATTGGTAGTATGGGAAAACATAAAGGTGTAGATACACTAATAAATGCATTTAAACAAATACCAGATGATAACATACACTTACACCTGGTTGGTAAAGGATATGATCTTGATGAATTTAAAATGATGGCAAAAGATGATGAACGTATAACATTTCATGGCTATGTTGATAATGATAAAATATCAGAATTTTACAACATGGCAAATCTCATAGTTGTCCCATCAATATGCTATGATAACTCACCAATGGTAATATATGAAAGCTTTACACACTCAACACCAGTTATAGGTAGTAATATTGGAGGAATACCAGAACTTATCGATGATAATGTTAATGGACGCTTATTTAATCCAGGAGATGTTAATGACCTGAAAAATGTACTAGAAGATACAATAAAAGATACAAAAATATTACAAACATTAGAAGATAATGCATCTCACACACTTTCTGATAACTCAATGGATATAATGATAAAAAAACTTGAAGATGAATATGAAAAACTTATAAAATAAAAAAACAACCAATATAATTATAATAGAAACATAAGTTATCTTAAGGAATTATGAATAATTATGAAGATTAAAAACATATTTACATTAAATGATTGGGACTTTAAAAGTTTTGCAATAACAGTAATATTTATACAAGTATTAATGTGGATTGTAGGATTCATATCAAAAAGCAGAAATCACATCCCAATATTTAATGATATTATAACACTACTTTATCTTGGATTTATCCCAGGAGTTATAATACTAAGAGTACTGAAACTTCATGATCTTGGTAATACATTCACAGTCCTACTTAGTGTGGGTCTGAGTATTTTCTCAGTAATATCAGTGGGACTATTTATGAACCAAGTATATCCAAACTTTGGAATACATCATCCAATAGAAGTTATACCACTACTTTCTACATTTACAGTATATAACATGCTACTACTTCTTGGAGCATACTATTTTGATCGTGACTTTTCATCTGAAAGCTCATCAAAACTCAGCATAGAACTACTTACATCAAACCAATTCCTATGTCTATGTATTCTTCCACTAATTGCAATAATTGGAGCATATACTCTTCAATACTACAAAGTTAACTATATTCAAATACTACTTCTAATACTAATATGTATCATAATACTAGCAATGGCATGGGGATATCTTAAACGTGAATACTATCATATTGCAATCTTTTCAATAGCAATATCACTACTATATTACAGTGTACTAATCTCAAATCACATATGGGGTTATGACATATTCTTTGAATACCAGTTTGCAACATATGTTATTAAAAATGGTATCTGGGATTACATGTGGCCACATGCATATAATTCAATGCTTAGTGTAGTAATGTTTGGACCAATATTTAACAAACTATCAGGCATGACACTTACATGGATTTTAAAATTCATCTATCCATTCCTATTTTCACTAATAAGCATAGGACTATATAAGATATTTGAAAACCATACAGGACCTAAAATTGCATTTTTAGCAGCATTCTTTTTCATTGCTTATAATGGTTTTTCTTATGGTTGGATGGTGCAAATGGCACGTCAACAAATAGCAGAAATATTCTTAGTACTACTTGTATGGCTTATGATAGATCGTAAAATACCTCAAAATAAGAGAAAATTCCTATATATGATATTTGGTGTAGGACTTATCTTTTCACATTATAGTGTAACATATCTATTCATGTTTGTACTACTTGCTACAATAATAACACTTGATATTCTTGGAAGTAGCTTTGGAAACATACTAAATAC
The window above is part of the Methanosphaera cuniculi genome. Proteins encoded here:
- a CDS encoding glycosyltransferase family 4 protein, which gives rise to MKVIQTPVRFYPFIGGVEQYVYYISKQLVKYDDCEVDVICANEPESPKFETYEGINIKRLDYKGKVANTNVTPSLPNVLSSTDFDIIHTHIPTPWSADWSNIIARRKDKPLIVTYHNDIIGSGFANVIANVYNKTALKYLLNKADRIIITQDDYINSPHLTNYKDKIITIPNGVDTTLFKPQDKRNHNQIFFLSVLDRFHKYKGLDYLLEALSEVKKTIPDVKLVVGGKGELLDYYKQKTQKLGIQDNVEFKGFLTDEEVINYYATSELFILPSISSLQEGFGIVVLEALSSKTPVISTDIVGVADDVIKTNSGIIIPPKDVKALKESIIKILKDPELQKNMGENGRKLVQQKYEWKQIAEDIHTLYHEVIDEYNK
- a CDS encoding glycosyltransferase family 4 protein produces the protein MKIAFIYDTVYPWVTGGAERRIYEIAKRLSAKGHDVHIYSLGFWMNDPEYKDQKQIIYDGITHHSIGNSMDLYTNDDKRSIHEALYFARCLLSVDFSDFDIIDVQGFPYFSCYTTRLKRGNSKLIITLHEVWNNYWYEYMGKIGFIGKIVEKGIMYLTDNIICVSDNTYANMQEIKTPKNSTVIENGVNIEQIMNIKKSTDEFDVIYAGRLIFEKHVDLLIDAISILKKDNSHIKCCIIGNGPMKDKLTQKAKDLNLEDNIEFKDFCTNQDDLYSYMKSSKVFILPSTREGFGIVIIEANACGIPTITIDAPMNAAKSLISNKNGLISEDNPEDLADKIQTILDNDIFKGDDCIEFAKDYDWNMITDKTEKFYQEILK
- a CDS encoding glycosyltransferase family 4 protein, which encodes MTEKLKILFIHNTAMWYRIPFFKQLALNYDLHLVFTHFEVISSIYNSTTTRNIKGLEDVNYTILENDKKGNTQNLDKILKEDYDIIIGGSWDSIAELRETIKISRYAHKHNIPFIIWREDWDWKRPNNIKQKILDKTIKHLTQKADQILVPGTIHKQYFQKLGVKPENITIMPNVSNIKGYNPNITQDTNIKTILYVGRLIKRKGVIYLIKAFKKLHKKHENVRLIIVGEGDEEKTLKKYIKDHKIPDITFTGKIPNNQLKDYYQMANLVVVPSTDDEMGDPWVFILNEAMYYSNPVIATDAVGAAYDMIEDNGYMVKQRNPDELYIKMDEIISNPKIEESMSKKSKEIIDKKYQYKNMTNAFDNAIKKVKKS
- a CDS encoding Ig-like domain-containing protein, producing the protein MLFIKKVLLLVLSLIILTSIAGINAADNTSNLNKDNINTCSTSTINDDLSINQVNIQKENIKTNETKKLETKNTNKTLKTETKKQAVSMSVSNKTTPYQSKIQLVSTVKAKNGSNITGGEVVFKINDNTIGRSPLKNSKAYFIYNPGNNVPKNYKITAKYTGTNTYSNATAIGTLKIDKRTIRVTLVDKSVTHGDNIQLIATAVNNQNKYLSSGKVAFKLNGNTIGYSNIKNGKANFILNTTRYSAKTYKVSVTVGETSTTLKGTSNIANLKILPIEVRMSVSNKSIYKTQNVEYVATVVNSKTGKYVNKGRIQFKLNGSTIGFGAVKNGKAYITQYNVNLPDGTYTITGIYSADNTNSKQANGNLKVTTLKFTYNEVKNAAVYLRNHYESNQIIKTVPIKSTQIDVYSYFTVLLHTLKNIKNNKASQSVEYVYYDGIGNHADNIKGQTLTLNEMLKIANSVLSHYQTQHKAPTYIVYNSQKFGFYNMLYSFSKMIDVSSKTYLPATCKIYNWNTIHPTNSKVRTIYISSDNILSKTKDTAFMNEIKKQLVNRGYKVEIIGLGPNTHNKIRTETQPDNIAQLSIFGGADAGVIYDVSTRSFMRAKANRLLYFAFYPTAKDITNLSWLERAHDNYSPSSFKGIANPDKYLRSYGYDYVYSGEVSEIVNSFLEYIN
- a CDS encoding glycosyltransferase family 4 protein, giving the protein MKICYISNMYPPAILGGAEIIVQKMAQAMKKRGHEVIIITTSPDNQQHIIDDDKIKVYQLNTTRLYQPYQQTQVSGIKKPLWHLFDLWNNKTKKEVIKILRKEDVDIVHLNNYKGLSMAIFDVTSNLNIPLVFESHDFSLICPRANLIRANNTLCKKPNFICSQYINIQKKLLDDNVDLLIAPSNFMINKYHENGFFNNTKSVKIPLAIDKKTQHHPKDYTTIDIMYIGSMGKHKGVDTLINAFKQIPDDNIHLHLVGKGYDLDEFKMMAKDDERITFHGYVDNDKISEFYNMANLIVVPSICYDNSPMVIYESFTHSTPVIGSNIGGIPELIDDNVNGRLFNPGDVNDLKNVLEDTIKDTKILQTLEDNASHTLSDNSMDIMIKKLEDEYEKLIK
- a CDS encoding DUF2206 domain-containing protein, with amino-acid sequence MKIKNIFTLNDWDFKSFAITVIFIQVLMWIVGFISKSRNHIPIFNDIITLLYLGFIPGVIILRVLKLHDLGNTFTVLLSVGLSIFSVISVGLFMNQVYPNFGIHHPIEVIPLLSTFTVYNMLLLLGAYYFDRDFSSESSSKLSIELLTSNQFLCLCILPLIAIIGAYTLQYYKVNYIQILLLILICIIILAMAWGYLKREYYHIAIFSIAISLLYYSVLISNHIWGYDIFFEYQFATYVIKNGIWDYMWPHAYNSMLSVVMFGPIFNKLSGMTLTWILKFIYPFLFSLISIGLYKIFENHTGPKIAFLAAFFFIAYNGFSYGWMVQMARQQIAEIFLVLLVWLMIDRKIPQNKRKFLYMIFGVGLIFSHYSVTYLFMFVLLATIITLDILGSSFGNILNTILIKLGATHKYFGKYFKVKNQTISLPISIFFIGVIIVYYSLTSDSKAIASLFDALRIVTKNVNSIVSINPMIILAAIGGALILLVLLYKIFKKISKDRDIDDIKSYNILHTFKDKLKHLSLRRKQELIVFVTILAFLQIWWPFRFMDIVSINAQRVILFSVYFILIGYIMNIIRPNYYHFTKEYNAFGLFNLIILACGLYIPAFRGQLSLQRIYEVTFVVLAPFCIIGLYHISNSALSLIRKIDIKTRTRTTMKIIGIFLVIFFILNTGLIDLEVGQSSTLPLDNTIDAPIFSQGEYEAVSWFGHYKTNDDNDTVFSDAFSNILLYWLNDIRTTNPKNMSEMEPGSYLFLRSHNVKHTTFLYGNGEYIPLDEGINKSSKIYDNGDSQIYKRLTP